From Spiroplasma endosymbiont of Amphimallon solstitiale:
GGTTTAATAGTTTTATTAAGTTGTTCAACTTTAGTTTTTGCCTTTTCTATTGTTGGTTTGATTATATTTTTTTTTGCTTTCATATTGTCTCCTTTATACTCAAAAAAAGTATTTATAAATTTATAAATTAATTATATAATTATTTAATAATGATTATCAAAATATTGTTATTAAAATAAACTAGTAAAGGAAACTTAAAAAATGAAATGAAATTTTGATAATGACAGTTTTCAAAATAATAATAATGATGATTTTGACAAACTTTGTCCTATTTGTAAGCAAAAATTACTAGAAGCAAAACTTGAAAAAATAAATGAAATAAATCAATATCAGCAAACACAAAATGATATTTTATTAATTGAAGAAATAAAAAAAGAATTAGAAAAAATTAAAAAAGAAAAAGAAACACAACTTTATGTTTACTTATGTAGAAAACATAAAAATGAAAATATTCTTTAATATTTTTATAATATATTAATTATTTTTTATTATATTTATTCATAATATTTTCAAATTTACTATCAGTAGTTCAACTACTAATGCTTTCTACAAAAAATTGTTTATGATCTTTTATATTCTTTAACTCATCATTACTAAACTTACTCAAAACTCAATCAGCCGTGTTAAAATTAGGATTTTTACCAACACCAATTCTTAATCTTTGAAAATCTTTACTACCAATTTGATTAAAAATACTTTTAATTCCATTATGACCAGCAGCACTAAATTTTTGTTTGTATTGAAATTGACCAAAATTTAAATCAACTTCATCGTGAATAATTAACACGTTTTCAATTTTAATTTTAAAATAATTCATAAAATTTGAAACACAAAAACCTGATAAGTTCATAAAAGTTAATGGTTTCAAAAAAATAACATCAGTGCCGTTAACAACAGTTTTAACATATTGACCATTAAATTTAGTTTGATTAATTTTTAATTGTAATGTTTCACAAATCATATCGATAATAATAAAACCAATATTATGACGTGTCAATTCATACTCTTTACCTGGGTTTCCTAATCCAATAACTAATTTCATCTACTTTAAATTTCCTCTTTATTATTTTTTACTATTTTTTTTATTAATTCATTTGTTTTATCATCATAAACTTTCGTTAATGATTTATTATTAATTGAAGCATCAATCATTTTTGCAATGAAATCAGCAATTGAAATAATTTTTAAGCCATTAAATTTTTTTTCTTCAGAAATTTCAATAGTATTAGTAATAACAACTTCCTTAATAATTCCATCAATAACAGCTTGTTTCAAATTTTTTGAAGCTTGACCACTAAAAATACCATGAGTAGCTAAAATATAAACTGATTTTGCACCATGTTCTTTAATAGCTTTTGCTGCATTAATAATAGTACCACCTGTATCAATCATATCATCAATAATAATAGCATTCTTTTCTTTAACATCTCCTAATACAAACTTAACTTGACTTTGATTAGGAGTTGTTCTTCTTTTATCAATAATTGCCAAAGGTACACTTAAATAATTACCTAATCTTCGAGCACGAGTAACACCACCATGATCTGGAGATACAACAACTAAATTAGTTAAATTTTCTTCAATTAAATAAGATGCTAAATCTTGAGTTGCTCGTAAATCATCAACAGGAACATCAAAAAATCCTTGTTCTTGTGGTGAATGTAAATCAACAGTAATAACACGATCAACACCTGCAACAGTTAATAAATTTGCAACAAGTTTACAAGTAATAGGTTGTCTACCACCTTGTTTTCGATCTTGACGAGCATAACCAAAATAAGGAATTACTACATGAATTTTGGCAGCAGATGCACGAACTAAAGCATCAACAAAAATTAATAATTCCATTAAATTATCATTAGTTGGCGGCGAAGTTGATTGGATAATATATATCACTTTCCCTCGTACTGATGTTATAGATTGAATGTTAAATTCACCATCAGCAAAACGACTAATTTCTGCTTTTCCAGGTTCAATATTAAGTTTTTTACAAACTTCTTGTGTAAATTTTTGACTAGCACTTAAACCAAAAACTACAATGTTTTCTACATTATTCATTAAATCCTCCTTTACATGTTTCTAAAAAATTATAATTATAATTTCATTATACAATGTTTATTACAATTTAAGTATATTAAATTTAAAGACTATTAATTAAAAATAATTAATAAAAAGTTATATCTTTTGCAAGAAAAAATAAAATCATTATAATAGTTAACGGATAATAAATATTTAAAAATATGTTTATTAATAAACAAGGATTATTGCTGAGGTGTTTTATATACTTATTATCCACATTCTAATATCATTAATTTTAATAATTATTCTGAAAGGTATTTATTATTAATAATAGTAAATAACTGGTAAAACATTGAAAATGTTAATTCTTCAGATCTTATTGTTAATGATCAAGATAAGTCGTTAATTAAATTAACGGCTTTTTCTTTGCTATTTAAATAAATACCCAAATTGTTAACTAATGTTTTTCTCTTATTAACAAAGCAACTTCTTACAAATTTTCAAAATAATTGTGGTTCATCAAGTTGAAATTTAGGATTTACTTTAAAATAAACAACACTACTTGTGACATTAGGTATCGGAGTAAAATTATTAGGACTAACATCAAAAATAATTTTAACATCACAATAAAATTGACACATAACAGAAAGATTATTATATACTTTAGTTTTGGGTTTAGCACAAAATCTTTGTGCAACTTCTTTTTGCATCATTAATGTAAATGAATCAAATAATTCAATATTTTCTAATAATTTTAAAACAATTTGTGAAGTAATATAATAAGGCAAATTTGCAATTACATGAATTTTTTGATTTATTGCAAATTCTTCATTAATGATTTTTTTTAAATCTAAATTTAAAAAATCATCATTTATAATTTTTAAATTTTTGTATTCATTTAACTCTTTTTCTAAAACAGGAATTAATTTTTTGTCAATTTCAATTGTCAAAACTTTTTGCGCAGTGCTGAGTAATTTATTGGTTAAATGACCAATGCCCGCTCCAATTTCAACAATGCCATCTTCATCTTTAAAATTACTAGTTTTAACAATTTTATCAATTATATTATTATTAATTAAAAAGTTTTGTCCAAACTTTTTAACTGCATGTAAGTCGTATTTTTTCAATATTTTTTTTGGATTTTCCATTATTATTCTCCAATTCACATTTTTAGTTAATTATATACTAGTAATAATTAAATAAATAGTTAGCCAACTAATCATATATGCTAAATTTACTACTAGCAAATCTACATGTGGTAATATTAACATATATCAACTTAATAAATAAATATTAATTTGAGTGGGAAAAGGAGATGATTTTTATATGGCAACAAAAATAGAGGTTGCTAATGACGGACACAATAACCAAGACGTTAATATTGTTTCTCTAGATTTAGGAACAAGAAATTTAATTGTCAGAGTTAATGGAAGGGTTGTTTATAGTCAACCATCAGCAATTGTATTTGATACAGAAAACGGAGAAGTATTCATTGGTGAAGCTGCTTTATTAATGAAAGAAAAAACTCCAGCGAATAAAATTTTCAGAGAACCAATGGCTAATGGTGTTATTAGTGACAATAATGCTTTGATTGCTCTATTAACTGAAATTTTTACACAAATTATTGATGTGAAAGCTGAAAAAATTTGAGAAAATTCAGTAGCACTTGTAGCTATTCCATCTAAAGTTTATAAATTAGATAGAACTGTTTTACGTGAAATTCTACAAGGAAAAAAAGTAGCTAAAATTCCAATTTATAGTGATAAATTTCCCAATAGATATAATGCAAGTAATGAAAGCGTAATGAAAGCTGAAAAAATTGTTATTGTTCCTGAAGTAAAATTGGCAGCTATTGGTGCTGGGGAAGCACTTTGAGATGCTTCAGGAGTATTTATTCTTGATATTGGTGGTGGAACTTCTGACTGTGCCATTTTATCAAGTGGAGAAGTTATTGTTCAAGATTCAATTCCAATTGCTGGAAATGCTATTGAACGTAGTATTAAAGAACATTTTGAAAAAATGCACTATATATCTCTTAGCTCAATGGAGGCTGAAAAAACAAAAATTAGTGCTGGTATTTGAATAGATGGTGAAAAAGATAGTGAAAATAAAATTACTATCCATGGAAAAAGTACTAAAACTAAAAAACCTGAACAAATTACAGTTCCTAAGCAAGAAGTAGCTAGAGTAGTTACCGAAGCCTTTGAACCAATTGTTGCACTATGTAGTGACATTATTGATAAAGCTGGACCTGCCTTTTCAGAAATGATTATGAAAGACGGTTTAACTATCACTGGTGGGGGTGCTTTGCTTGAAAATATTACAACTTATCTAAAAAAACGACTAAATTTAGAACATGTGGTATCTGCTAATAATCCAAGAGAATGTGTAATTAGAGGAACTCAAGCCTATGAAACTCATAAACAAGATGTATATGAAAAAGGATTCATTAGACCAAGTAATTAAAATTCCAGGTGTGTAGAAGGAGGAAAAAAAATGGGATTATTTGATAAAAAACCCAAAGAAAACTTAAATAAAAAAAGTAATATTAAGTCTATTAATGACTACCAATGATTAGCTTTAGATGTCGGAACAGAAAACTTTAAAGCAAGGTATGTTAACATTGGACTTACATATGATGCTCCAACTTATCTTGCTGAAGACTATGAAAAAAATGTTATTTTTTATGGTGAAGAAGCTAAAGCTTTAATTGATAAAACAAATGAAAATGTTGTTATTAAACGTCCAGTTCGTGATGGTAATATTGCTGATCCAGATGCTTTACAACGTATCCTTGCTAAAATTTTTCAAGATTTTAGACTTGAAATTAAAGATTC
This genomic window contains:
- the rsmA gene encoding 16S rRNA (adenine(1518)-N(6)/adenine(1519)-N(6))-dimethyltransferase RsmA; the protein is MENPKKILKKYDLHAVKKFGQNFLINNNIIDKIVKTSNFKDEDGIVEIGAGIGHLTNKLLSTAQKVLTIEIDKKLIPVLEKELNEYKNLKIINDDFLNLDLKKIINEEFAINQKIHVIANLPYYITSQIVLKLLENIELFDSFTLMMQKEVAQRFCAKPKTKVYNNLSVMCQFYCDVKIIFDVSPNNFTPIPNVTSSVVYFKVNPKFQLDEPQLFWKFVRSCFVNKRKTLVNNLGIYLNSKEKAVNLINDLSWSLTIRSEELTFSMFYQLFTIINNKYLSE
- the pth gene encoding aminoacyl-tRNA hydrolase — encoded protein: MKLVIGLGNPGKEYELTRHNIGFIIIDMICETLQLKINQTKFNGQYVKTVVNGTDVIFLKPLTFMNLSGFCVSNFMNYFKIKIENVLIIHDEVDLNFGQFQYKQKFSAAGHNGIKSIFNQIGSKDFQRLRIGVGKNPNFNTADWVLSKFSNDELKNIKDHKQFFVESISSWTTDSKFENIMNKYNKK
- a CDS encoding ribose-phosphate pyrophosphokinase produces the protein MNNVENIVVFGLSASQKFTQEVCKKLNIEPGKAEISRFADGEFNIQSITSVRGKVIYIIQSTSPPTNDNLMELLIFVDALVRASAAKIHVVIPYFGYARQDRKQGGRQPITCKLVANLLTVAGVDRVITVDLHSPQEQGFFDVPVDDLRATQDLASYLIEENLTNLVVVSPDHGGVTRARRLGNYLSVPLAIIDKRRTTPNQSQVKFVLGDVKEKNAIIIDDMIDTGGTIINAAKAIKEHGAKSVYILATHGIFSGQASKNLKQAVIDGIIKEVVITNTIEISEEKKFNGLKIISIADFIAKMIDASINNKSLTKVYDDKTNELIKKIVKNNKEEI
- a CDS encoding rod shape-determining protein, whose protein sequence is MATKIEVANDGHNNQDVNIVSLDLGTRNLIVRVNGRVVYSQPSAIVFDTENGEVFIGEAALLMKEKTPANKIFREPMANGVISDNNALIALLTEIFTQIIDVKAEKIWENSVALVAIPSKVYKLDRTVLREILQGKKVAKIPIYSDKFPNRYNASNESVMKAEKIVIVPEVKLAAIGAGEALWDASGVFILDIGGGTSDCAILSSGEVIVQDSIPIAGNAIERSIKEHFEKMHYISLSSMEAEKTKISAGIWIDGEKDSENKITIHGKSTKTKKPEQITVPKQEVARVVTEAFEPIVALCSDIIDKAGPAFSEMIMKDGLTITGGGALLENITTYLKKRLNLEHVVSANNPRECVIRGTQAYETHKQDVYEKGFIRPSN